A stretch of the Streptosporangium sp. NBC_01755 genome encodes the following:
- the brxD gene encoding BREX system ATP-binding protein BrxD, whose amino-acid sequence MTVGNVSERRRREVIDALRRGTVPSAGLDLLAVGLGRFTAALDDELAVASRSGAVFKAVRGEYGSGKTFFARWLAERAKRAGPAVAEVQISETETPLHRLETVYRRLCENLSTAQFAPSALRSVIDAWMYTLEEDSLAAGVPEAELDPAVAALLEKRLAEVSRSAPAFAAALRGYRAALAASDPVTAEAVLAWLGGQPHVAASAKRAAGVRGDLDHFGALGFVQGLLTVLRDSGHQGLLLVLDEVETLQRVRSDVRDKALNALRQLIDEVDSGRFPGLYVLITGTPAFFSEGSQGVQRLAPLAARLATDFDTDARFDNPRAVQTRLPGFSHDGLLELGIRVRDLYAAGASTRVASVVDDAYLADLARAVAGSLGDRVGVAPRLFLKKLVGEVLDRVDQFPDFDPRVHYRLTVGAHELTEVERNALSMDDISLDLP is encoded by the coding sequence GTGACGGTAGGGAACGTCAGCGAGCGCCGCCGCCGCGAGGTCATCGACGCGCTGCGGCGCGGCACCGTCCCGTCTGCCGGACTGGACCTGCTCGCGGTGGGCCTGGGCCGGTTCACCGCCGCCCTCGACGACGAGCTGGCCGTCGCGTCGCGAAGCGGCGCGGTCTTCAAGGCGGTCCGCGGGGAGTACGGCTCCGGCAAGACGTTCTTCGCCCGCTGGCTCGCCGAGCGGGCGAAGCGTGCCGGGCCGGCCGTGGCCGAGGTGCAGATCTCCGAGACCGAGACGCCGCTGCATCGGCTGGAGACCGTCTACCGGCGGCTCTGCGAGAACCTGTCGACCGCGCAGTTCGCACCGAGCGCGCTCCGCTCCGTGATCGACGCGTGGATGTACACCCTGGAGGAGGACTCGCTCGCCGCCGGGGTGCCGGAAGCCGAGCTGGACCCGGCCGTGGCGGCCCTGCTGGAGAAGCGGCTGGCCGAGGTGAGCCGCTCCGCGCCCGCGTTCGCCGCCGCGCTCCGAGGCTACCGGGCGGCGCTGGCCGCCTCCGATCCGGTGACCGCTGAAGCCGTACTGGCCTGGCTGGGCGGGCAGCCGCATGTGGCGGCGTCCGCCAAGCGGGCGGCGGGAGTCCGCGGTGACCTGGACCACTTCGGGGCGCTCGGCTTCGTGCAGGGTCTGCTGACCGTGCTGCGGGACTCGGGGCACCAGGGCCTGCTGCTGGTGCTCGACGAGGTGGAGACGTTGCAGCGGGTCCGCTCCGACGTGCGGGACAAGGCGCTCAACGCGCTCCGCCAGCTCATCGACGAGGTCGACTCCGGCCGGTTTCCCGGGCTGTACGTGCTCATCACCGGGACACCCGCCTTCTTCTCGGAGGGTTCCCAGGGGGTTCAGCGACTGGCACCGCTGGCGGCCAGGCTGGCCACCGACTTCGACACCGACGCCCGGTTCGACAACCCCCGGGCGGTGCAGACCCGGCTGCCGGGGTTCAGCCACGACGGCCTGCTGGAGCTGGGGATCCGGGTCAGGGACCTGTACGCCGCGGGGGCGTCCACCCGGGTGGCCTCGGTGGTGGACGACGCCTATCTGGCAGATCTCGCGCGGGCGGTCGCGGGTTCACTGGGCGACAGGGTAGGGGTCGCACCCAGGTTGTTCCTGAAGAAGCTGGTCGGCGAGGTGCTCGACCGAGTGGACCAGTTCCCCGACTTCGACCCCCGGGTGCACTACCGGCTCACCGTCGGCGCGCACGAGCTGACCGAGGTGGAGAGGAACGCGCTGTCAATGGACGACATCTCGCTGGATCTGCCGTGA
- the pglZ gene encoding BREX-2 system phosphatase PglZ — MIETSGTGTRLAAATLPAIRSIVSGVAKPGQSKRVIGIHARPEWAGEPSFPLEGASGETLVQVRACPSALAVREELIAHRGNPGYLVVLTDTDAADLGLGLLTHLVRGMLIPLKPWDLLKQSFAARSVDPLLLAEDWAASALGRWEPAGSGWPPAPGGALTREHALGHLASVLFGARADGEPYLTPGHPDATGLLRWSLDPVATAAVAALPGEVRIGLTNWLGGVTGPAGIWTLRAAAAGHGGDALPLALAAGLLWPEGRTGVQSIGEARGLLRARLGGADLPAEQAQTWSRAAEAAIVQLNQPDGLLERAEELLRKFNAGALITRSTLLPGAYDSRLREFAKTVRNALPVPGPAELDRAEQAYAQLAAHELAQRGMDRERRAVVAQMALRLLRSLAVPDEPALTLADTLHHQIRVGAYAEWAFADVWDGDLDEQVGRAYRSLLEVVAARRDARDRVLAGHLATMVAADSPPGTLVPIESALSTLVRPLGRSLLIVLDGMSAGVLAELAAELVGSRWIELIDSALGHRRVLLPALPTVTETCRTSLLTGTLRTGGQREEKSGFAAATGDPAARLFHKDELRAPGGHSLHSEVRGAVEGEARVVGVVLNTVDDALDKMDPGGTTWTRAQVRHLTALTEAARATGRTLILTSDHGHVIERDSVPLTGTGAESARWRPVGGPVTEGEIAIEGRRVLLGGGAAVLPWREGLRYTAKRAGYHGGVSAAEVAVPFAVFSAAPVDGIAGWRPAPAQEPAWWHSTVTLAASTAAPVTPPAPRKAQRPSSSRLPENQEELISFEELALPAAPPVLRRAAERFVDKLLATSLYARQRESAGRAASDDERVRAVLIALLDGGGRLHESTLSALAQVPATRLRSVLAAVRRVLSVDGYDPIGYDRDGVTVVLDIGILIEQFGVS; from the coding sequence GTGATCGAGACCTCCGGGACCGGGACCCGGCTCGCCGCCGCGACGCTGCCCGCGATCCGCAGCATCGTGAGCGGGGTCGCGAAGCCCGGCCAGTCGAAACGGGTGATCGGCATCCACGCCCGTCCCGAATGGGCCGGGGAGCCGTCGTTCCCGCTGGAGGGTGCCTCCGGCGAGACCCTCGTCCAGGTCAGGGCCTGCCCGTCCGCGCTGGCCGTCCGGGAGGAGCTCATCGCGCACCGGGGAAACCCCGGCTACCTGGTAGTCCTCACCGACACGGACGCCGCCGACCTCGGGCTCGGGCTGCTCACCCACCTGGTACGCGGCATGCTGATCCCGCTGAAGCCGTGGGACCTGCTCAAGCAGTCGTTCGCGGCACGGAGCGTCGATCCGCTGCTGCTGGCCGAGGACTGGGCCGCGTCGGCGCTGGGCAGGTGGGAACCGGCCGGTTCCGGCTGGCCGCCCGCTCCCGGAGGGGCGCTCACCCGTGAGCACGCGCTCGGGCACCTCGCCTCGGTACTGTTCGGGGCCCGGGCCGACGGCGAGCCGTACCTCACCCCGGGGCACCCGGACGCGACCGGACTGCTGCGCTGGTCGCTCGACCCGGTGGCGACGGCCGCTGTCGCCGCGCTTCCCGGCGAGGTACGGATCGGGCTGACCAACTGGCTGGGCGGCGTCACCGGACCCGCCGGGATCTGGACGTTGCGGGCCGCGGCGGCCGGGCACGGCGGCGACGCGCTCCCGCTCGCGCTGGCCGCCGGGCTGCTGTGGCCGGAGGGCAGGACCGGCGTCCAGTCCATCGGTGAGGCCCGCGGCCTGCTCCGGGCCAGGCTCGGCGGCGCCGATCTGCCCGCCGAGCAGGCCCAGACCTGGAGCCGCGCGGCGGAGGCGGCCATCGTCCAGTTGAACCAGCCGGACGGCCTGCTCGAACGGGCCGAAGAGCTGCTCCGCAAGTTCAACGCCGGGGCGCTGATCACCCGCTCCACCCTGCTGCCCGGCGCGTACGACAGCCGGCTGCGCGAGTTCGCGAAGACCGTACGGAACGCGCTTCCCGTCCCCGGCCCGGCGGAGCTGGACCGGGCCGAGCAGGCGTACGCCCAGCTCGCGGCGCACGAACTGGCCCAGCGCGGAATGGACCGGGAGCGCCGGGCCGTGGTGGCCCAGATGGCGCTCCGGCTGCTTCGGTCGCTCGCGGTCCCCGACGAGCCCGCGCTCACCCTCGCCGACACCCTACACCACCAGATCAGGGTCGGCGCCTACGCCGAGTGGGCATTCGCCGACGTGTGGGACGGTGATCTCGACGAGCAGGTGGGCCGGGCCTACCGGTCGCTGCTGGAGGTGGTCGCGGCCCGGCGCGACGCGCGGGACCGCGTGCTCGCCGGACACCTGGCGACCATGGTCGCCGCCGACTCCCCGCCCGGCACCCTGGTGCCGATAGAGTCGGCGCTGTCCACGCTGGTCAGGCCGCTCGGCCGGTCGCTGCTGATCGTCCTGGACGGGATGTCCGCCGGAGTGCTCGCCGAGCTGGCGGCCGAACTGGTGGGCAGCCGGTGGATCGAGCTGATCGACTCCGCGCTGGGTCATCGACGGGTGCTGCTGCCCGCGCTGCCCACCGTCACCGAGACCTGCCGGACCAGCCTGCTCACCGGAACGCTGCGGACCGGCGGTCAGCGCGAGGAGAAATCCGGATTCGCCGCCGCGACGGGCGATCCGGCGGCCCGGCTGTTCCACAAGGACGAGCTGCGCGCCCCCGGTGGCCACTCCCTGCACTCGGAGGTCCGCGGCGCGGTGGAGGGCGAGGCCCGGGTGGTCGGCGTGGTGCTCAACACCGTCGACGACGCGCTCGACAAGATGGATCCCGGTGGCACCACCTGGACGCGCGCCCAGGTCCGGCATCTGACGGCGCTGACCGAGGCGGCCAGGGCGACCGGCCGGACCCTGATCCTCACCAGTGACCACGGGCATGTCATTGAACGTGACAGCGTGCCGCTGACCGGCACCGGAGCCGAGTCGGCCCGCTGGCGTCCTGTCGGCGGCCCGGTCACCGAGGGGGAGATCGCCATCGAGGGACGCCGGGTGCTGCTCGGCGGCGGCGCGGCCGTACTGCCCTGGCGCGAGGGGCTGCGCTACACCGCGAAGCGCGCCGGATACCACGGCGGTGTCTCCGCCGCCGAGGTCGCCGTGCCGTTCGCGGTGTTCAGCGCCGCTCCGGTGGACGGGATCGCCGGCTGGCGGCCCGCCCCGGCGCAGGAACCCGCCTGGTGGCACAGTACGGTCACCCTCGCCGCATCCACGGCGGCTCCCGTGACTCCCCCGGCTCCCCGGAAGGCCCAGCGGCCGAGTTCCTCGAGGCTTCCGGAGAACCAGGAGGAGCTGATCTCCTTCGAGGAACTGGCGCTCCCCGCCGCGCCACCGGTGCTGCGACGCGCCGCCGAGCGGTTCGTCGACAAACTGCTCGCCACCTCGCTTTACGCGCGGCAGCGGGAGAGCGCCGGACGGGCCGCCTCCGACGACGAGCGGGTCCGCGCCGTGCTGATCGCGCTGCTCGACGGCGGCGGGCGGCTGCACGAGTCGACGCTCTCCGCGCTCGCACAGGTGCCCGCGACCCGGCTGCGCAGCGTGCTGGCCGCGGTCCGGCGGGTGCTCAGCGTCGACGGCTACGACCCGATCGGCTACGACCGCGACGGGGTCACCGTCGTGCTGGACATCGGCATCCTCATCGAGCAGTTCGGGGTGTCGTGA